In Molothrus ater isolate BHLD 08-10-18 breed brown headed cowbird chromosome 7, BPBGC_Mater_1.1, whole genome shotgun sequence, one genomic interval encodes:
- the LOC118689194 gene encoding cytochrome P450 27C1 — MSFFTRVLTMKCKQTLERERTYFYQALFASSSRFPGQPRPCSSSQPLEVRSGRRAAAANKGEGRGAELLEPPRRRLGRVKSLHEMPGPNTLYNLYEFFWKDGFGRIHEIQQKHTQEYGKIFKSHFGPQFVVSIADRDMVAQVLRAEGRAPQRANMESWQEYRDLRGRATGLISAEGEQWLKMRSVLRQKILKPKDVAVYSEGVNEVITDLIKRIHTLRSQEEDGETVTNVNNLFFKYSMEGVATILYECRLGCLENNIPQQTVEYIEALELMFSMFKTTMYAGAIPKWLRPLIPKPWREFCRSWDGLFKFSQIHVDNKLKAIQSQLDQGEVVNGGLLTHLLVSKELTLEEIYANMTEMLLAGVDTTSFTLSWAIYLLAKHPEVQQRVYEEIVNKLRKDQVPVARDVPKLPLIRAVLKETLRLYPVLPGNGRVTQKDLIIGGYLIPKGTQLALCHYATSYSEENFSVANEFRPERWLRKDNLDRVDNFGSIPFGYGIRSCIGKRIAELEIHLALIQLLQNFEIKISPKTEPVHAKTHGLLTPGNSINVRFSDRK, encoded by the exons ATGTCTTTCTTCACCAGAGTTTTGACGATGAAATGCAAGCAGACACTTGAACGTGAGAGGACTTACTTTTACCAGGCACTttttgccagcagcagcaggtttcCCGGGCAGCCGCGGccgtgcagcagcagccagccgCTGGAGGTGCGGAGCGgccggcgggcagcggcggcgaACAAAGGCGAGGGGCGCGGAgcggagctgctggagccccccCGGCGCCGCCTGGGCAGGGTGAAGAGCCTGCACGAAATGCCCGGACCCAACACCCTCTACAACCTCTACGAGTTCTTCTGGAAGGACGGCTTCGGCCGCATTCATGAAATCCAG CAAAAACACACTCAGGAATATGGAAAGATCTTCAAGTCTCACTTTGGTCCCCAGTTTGTTGTATCCATTGCAGATCGAGACATGGTTGCTCAAGTGCTCCGAGCAGAAGGCAGAGCACCACAAAGAGCCAACATGGAATCCTGGCAGGAGTACAGAGATTTACGGGGGAGAGCCACGGGGCTCATTTCTGC GGAGGGGGAGCAGTGGCTAAAAATGAGAAGTGTACTGAGGCAAAAAATTCTGAAACCCAAAGATGTGGCTGTTTACTCTGAAGGAGTCAATGAAGTTATCACAGACTTAATTAAAAGAATCCACACCCTCAGAAGCCAAGAGGAGGATGGGGAAACAGTGACCAATGTTAACAACCTTTTCTTCAAGTATTCAATGGAAG GTGTGGCCACTATTCTGTATGAATGCCGGTTGGGCTGCCTGGAAAACAACATCCCACAGCAGACTGTTGAATATATTGAGGCTCTGGAATTGATGTTTAGCATGTTTAAGACCACTATGTATGCAGGTGCTATTCCTAAATGGCTTCGTCCACTTATTCCAAAGCCCTGGAGAGAGTTCTGCAGATCCTGGGATGGACTCTTCAAATTTA GTCAAATCCATGTTGACAACAAATTGAAGGCTATTCAGTCTCAGCTGGACCAAGGAGAAGTAGTGAATGGTGGGCTACTTACACACCTCCTAGTGAGTAAGGAACTTACTTTGGAAGAGATCTATGCCAACATGACTGAAATGCTTCTGGCAGGAGTGGACACA ACTTCTTTCACTTTGTCCTGGGCCATATACTTGTTGGCAAAGCACCCAGAGGTGCAGCAACGTGTTTATGAGGAAATAGTCAATAAACTGAGAAAAGATCAAGTTCCAGTGGCTCGTGATGTCCCGAAATTGCCTTTGATTAGAGCTGTCCTGAAAGAAACCTTGAG GTTATATCCAGTATTGCCAGGAAATGGAAGAGTGACCCAAAAAGACTTGATCATTGGAGGATACTTGATACCTAAAGGG ACCCAGCTGGCACTTTGTCATTATGCCACTTCATACAGTGAAGAAAATTTCTCAGTGGCAAATGAGTTCCGACCTGAGCGCTGGCTGAGGAAAGATAACTTGGACAGAGTAGACAACTTTGGCTCCATCCCCTTTGGTTATGGCATTAGAAGTTGTATAGGAAAAAGAATTGCAGAGCTGGAAATCCATCTTGCACTGATTCAG CTACTTCAGAATTTTGAAATCAAAATTTCTCCCAAAACGGAACCAGTTCATGCCAAAACTCATGGACTTCTGACTCCTGGAAACTCCATCAATGTCAGATTTTCTGACAGGAAGTGA